The following are from one region of the Spirochaetaceae bacterium genome:
- the dnaN gene encoding DNA polymerase III subunit beta, with protein sequence MKFSCNKDALIKEIGAASKVVSQKNSISIISNVVLIANGESLTIKATDAKVWFETQMPVVVEKEGEIAIYCDKFLNILRALPSGNLIFTTTGEQLEIVPEKKATINVALRYQATDSFPVTTEAPAAAFFRLPQRSFLTMREHTIFSVSTEETRIFVNGVYMEKKEDKLVMVSTDAKRLSYIDSSPENEVANFNGVIIPPKFLNLVKDLAYGEGEIALAIVDKTIYAHFDNVKISSALIDGQFPNYAKVIPQSFGYQLKFNRAEFLETLKLAANMSDNKSQNRIFFTLDENKVVVKSAESKEGEIRQEINTTYTKLDEAAEDLTKAPIIMALNHKFLSEPLLAMDTKEFSVNFSNDSAPIKVSPIYEDEAKAINYFHIIMPMQVD encoded by the coding sequence ATGAAATTTAGCTGTAATAAAGATGCGTTAATTAAAGAAATTGGTGCAGCCAGTAAAGTGGTTTCACAAAAAAACAGTATCAGTATCATCTCTAATGTTGTTTTGATTGCCAATGGCGAAAGCTTAACAATTAAAGCTACCGATGCTAAGGTTTGGTTTGAAACTCAAATGCCTGTAGTGGTAGAAAAAGAGGGTGAAATTGCCATTTATTGCGATAAATTTTTAAATATTTTACGGGCTTTGCCTAGTGGTAACCTTATCTTTACTACTACCGGGGAACAACTGGAAATTGTGCCTGAAAAAAAGGCTACCATCAATGTGGCTTTACGTTACCAAGCTACCGATAGTTTTCCTGTAACTACCGAAGCTCCGGCCGCTGCTTTTTTTAGGCTGCCTCAGCGTAGTTTTTTAACGATGCGCGAGCATACTATCTTTTCGGTATCTACCGAAGAGACACGCATTTTTGTTAATGGCGTTTATATGGAGAAAAAAGAAGATAAGCTGGTTATGGTATCTACCGATGCTAAACGGCTTTCTTACATCGATTCATCTCCTGAAAATGAAGTAGCCAACTTTAACGGGGTAATTATTCCTCCTAAATTTTTAAATTTAGTTAAAGATTTAGCTTATGGCGAAGGCGAAATTGCTTTAGCTATTGTAGATAAAACCATTTATGCCCACTTTGATAACGTTAAAATATCTTCAGCTTTAATTGATGGGCAATTTCCTAATTATGCTAAGGTTATTCCGCAAAGTTTTGGTTACCAACTTAAATTTAATCGGGCTGAATTTTTAGAAACCTTAAAGCTAGCCGCTAATATGTCGGATAATAAATCGCAAAACCGTATCTTTTTTACTTTAGACGAAAATAAAGTGGTAGTTAAATCGGCCGAAAGTAAAGAAGGTGAAATACGGCAAGAGATTAACACAACTTATACCAAACTTGATGAGGCTGCTGAAGATTTGACTAAAGCTCCTATCATTATGGCCTTAAATCATAAATTTTTGAGTGAGCCTTTACTAGCTATGGATACCAAAGAGTTTAGTGTAAACTTTAGCAATGATAGCGCTCCTATTAAGGTATCACCTATCTATGAAGATGAGGCTAAGGCGATAAACTACTTTCACATTATTATGCCCATGCAAGTGGATTAG
- a CDS encoding diphosphate--fructose-6-phosphate 1-phosphotransferase, which translates to MEKSVLQQVRYQYKPKLPLVLTNNLAKITLQRGQATTSVNNHNEIKELFPNSYGAPVVNFTEGSGNLKSEGFTVGAILSGGQAPGGHNVIAGLYDALKKASPNNKLFGFLGGPSGLIDNKYLELTDKIIDEYRNTGGFDMIQSGRTKLEKEEDFKTVAANCKNLGVNALVIIGGDDSNTNAAVLGEYFLANNLPIQVIGCPKTIDGDLKNELIETSFGFDTACKTFAELIGNIARDANSAQKYWHFIRLMGRSASHITLECALLTQPNVTLVGEEVEAKKLSLSKIVDIVADSVVKRAANGHNFGLVLIPEGLIEFIPEFNKLINELNNLLSLKAAAFSQIKGSETQIQWLQDELSDKAAQLFGSLPRDIAEQLMLDRDPHGNVRVSAIETEKLLMRLVESRLAELKKEGKFKGSFSPLGHFFGYEGRCAFPSNFDADYCYSLGFNACMLIMAGLSGYISSIKNLNKPAGEWQAVGTPLTAMMNLEVRHGKPKPVIKKALVELEGKPFKALVAKREEWAVETAYIYPGAIQYFGPSEVCDRPSETLRLEQSS; encoded by the coding sequence ATGGAAAAATCGGTATTGCAGCAAGTTCGTTACCAGTATAAACCAAAGTTGCCTTTGGTGCTTACTAATAATTTGGCAAAGATAACTTTACAGCGAGGTCAGGCCACGACCAGCGTAAATAATCACAACGAAATTAAAGAGCTTTTCCCTAACAGTTACGGCGCTCCGGTGGTAAATTTTACAGAAGGAAGCGGTAATTTAAAAAGCGAAGGCTTTACGGTTGGGGCTATTCTCTCCGGCGGGCAAGCTCCCGGCGGACACAATGTAATTGCCGGTCTTTACGATGCTTTAAAAAAGGCCTCCCCTAATAATAAGCTTTTCGGGTTTTTAGGCGGTCCCAGCGGGCTTATCGATAATAAGTACCTTGAGCTGACCGATAAAATTATCGATGAATATCGTAACACCGGCGGTTTTGATATGATTCAAAGCGGCCGCACTAAGCTTGAAAAAGAAGAAGATTTTAAAACAGTAGCTGCCAACTGTAAAAATTTAGGGGTAAATGCTTTAGTTATTATTGGTGGTGATGACAGCAATACCAATGCCGCCGTGTTAGGCGAATATTTTTTAGCCAATAATTTGCCTATTCAGGTAATTGGCTGTCCTAAAACTATTGATGGCGATCTTAAAAATGAGCTTATCGAAACCAGTTTTGGTTTTGATACCGCCTGTAAAACCTTTGCCGAACTTATCGGCAACATTGCCCGCGACGCTAACAGCGCTCAAAAATATTGGCATTTTATTAGGTTAATGGGGCGTAGCGCCAGCCACATTACTTTAGAGTGCGCTTTGCTAACCCAGCCCAATGTAACTTTAGTTGGCGAAGAAGTAGAGGCTAAAAAGTTATCTTTAAGTAAGATAGTAGATATAGTAGCCGATAGTGTAGTAAAGCGAGCTGCTAACGGCCACAACTTTGGCTTAGTACTTATCCCCGAAGGGCTTATCGAGTTTATCCCTGAGTTTAATAAACTTATTAACGAGCTTAACAATTTGCTTTCGTTAAAAGCAGCCGCTTTTAGTCAAATTAAAGGCAGCGAAACCCAAATACAGTGGTTGCAGGACGAATTAAGCGATAAAGCCGCTCAGCTGTTTGGCAGTTTGCCACGTGATATTGCCGAACAATTAATGTTAGACCGCGACCCGCACGGTAATGTTAGGGTATCGGCTATTGAAACCGAAAAATTGTTAATGCGTTTAGTAGAAAGCCGTTTAGCCGAACTAAAAAAAGAAGGTAAATTTAAAGGCAGCTTTAGCCCGCTAGGTCATTTTTTTGGTTATGAAGGCCGCTGTGCTTTCCCCAGCAACTTTGATGCCGATTACTGTTACAGTTTGGGCTTTAACGCTTGTATGCTTATAATGGCCGGCCTGAGCGGTTATATTAGCAGTATAAAAAACCTTAACAAACCGGCCGGCGAATGGCAAGCCGTTGGTACGCCGCTTACTGCGATGATGAACCTTGAAGTGCGGCACGGTAAACCAAAGCCGGTTATTAAAAAAGCTTTAGTAGAGCTAGAAGGCAAGCCTTTTAAAGCTTTAGTGGCTAAGCGCGAAGAATGGGCAGTAGAAACGGCTTATATTTATCCCGGTGCTATTCAGTATTTTGGTCCCAGCGAAGTATGTGATAGGCCAAGCGAAACTCTTAGGCTAGAACAAAGCAGTTAG
- the lnt gene encoding apolipoprotein N-acyltransferase has translation MRATLSLFTFHLSFIYRLALVLISAVSFALTSPNELALNGFGPLGFISLVPLAIALYHTKGFGQFSLLLFCFNAVRTAISSYWLLFFFEFGLLTYSSTTIGVGIAGMIGLSFLYFIKDKPAIFRALWFALLWTLYEYMQSRGYWAYPWGLIAYSLHTMPLFNQIVDSTGPWGLSFIFALINACLAELIITFTKTGNLKRSFNKLKALLLVTCSLFLITLTYGTIRYFSYFSHDKQVNLLLSQQDLDTWFTGDIQNVTAHINVSLEALAANPGFYPDLIVSGETIISGNYFENFSRYFPTNFTLQDFIAYTNTYHLIGSRWQGTLGDHNGTLLVNNRGEVLARYAKRHLVPMAEGFPLTNFDWAFLFFENVLGISPAWQPGNMDTLFVLPTRHGDTIYFTTPICYEDAFSYITRHQARLGADLFITPTNDAWSRREVAMQQHLVASLFRPIETRRTLARAANAGITAIIDERGRITQQIEPFTDMALLAELNLHTTTTTFYVKFGDWLIAVFIIILLLQLKKLYWPGKLFKKND, from the coding sequence ATGCGGGCAACCCTTTCACTTTTTACCTTCCATCTTTCATTTATCTATCGTTTAGCTTTAGTACTGATAAGTGCGGTCTCCTTTGCTTTAACTAGCCCCAACGAGCTGGCCCTTAATGGGTTTGGCCCGCTAGGTTTTATTAGTCTTGTGCCGCTGGCAATAGCTTTATACCATACCAAAGGTTTTGGGCAGTTTAGCTTGTTGCTTTTTTGTTTTAATGCCGTGCGTACGGCCATAAGCAGTTATTGGCTGCTTTTCTTTTTTGAGTTTGGCCTGCTTACCTATAGTAGTACCACCATTGGGGTAGGTATTGCCGGTATGATAGGCTTAAGTTTTTTATATTTTATTAAAGACAAACCGGCTATTTTCCGTGCTTTATGGTTTGCCCTGTTATGGACATTGTACGAATATATGCAGTCGCGCGGTTACTGGGCATATCCTTGGGGGTTAATTGCTTATAGTTTACATACCATGCCGCTTTTTAACCAAATTGTGGATAGTACTGGGCCGTGGGGCTTATCTTTTATCTTTGCTTTAATTAATGCCTGTTTAGCCGAGCTAATAATAACCTTTACCAAAACCGGCAATTTAAAAAGAAGTTTTAACAAATTAAAAGCGCTGCTCCTTGTTACCTGTTCCTTGTTCCTTATTACTTTAACTTACGGTACTATACGGTACTTTAGTTATTTTAGCCACGATAAACAAGTAAACCTTTTATTAAGTCAGCAAGATTTAGATACGTGGTTTACCGGCGATATTCAAAATGTAACGGCTCATATTAATGTAAGCCTAGAAGCCTTAGCCGCTAATCCCGGTTTCTACCCTGATTTAATCGTCTCGGGTGAAACCATTATTAGCGGCAATTATTTTGAAAATTTTTCCCGCTACTTTCCCACCAACTTTACTTTGCAAGATTTTATTGCCTACACTAATACCTACCATTTAATTGGTAGCCGCTGGCAAGGTACGTTAGGCGACCATAACGGCACCTTATTAGTAAATAACCGCGGCGAAGTATTGGCCAGATATGCTAAACGCCACTTAGTACCAATGGCCGAAGGGTTTCCGCTCACTAATTTTGATTGGGCTTTTCTCTTTTTTGAAAATGTATTGGGCATTAGCCCGGCTTGGCAGCCCGGCAATATGGATACCCTCTTTGTTTTACCTACCCGGCACGGTGATACTATTTATTTTACCACCCCCATTTGTTATGAAGATGCCTTTAGCTACATTACCCGCCATCAGGCTAGGCTTGGAGCCGACTTATTTATTACCCCCACGAACGATGCTTGGTCGCGGCGGGAAGTGGCTATGCAGCAGCACTTGGTAGCTTCGCTCTTTCGCCCTATCGAAACACGGCGTACTTTAGCTCGGGCTGCTAACGCCGGTATTACCGCTATCATTGATGAACGCGGGCGGATAACCCAGCAGATAGAGCCCTTTACCGATATGGCTTTATTAGCCGAGCTTAACCTACATACTACCACTACTACTTTTTATGTAAAATTTGGCGATTGGTTAATTGCCGTTTTTATTATCATTTTATTATTGCAGCTAAAAAAACTTTATTGGCCGGGTAAACTCTTTAAAAAAAATGATTAA